In Desulfovermiculus halophilus DSM 18834, the DNA window CACGTATTTACTCCAGGGGAAGGTGGTTGCCTGTATTGACAGCCCACATGTCTACTAAAGACCTTCGGGGTAGTGATAAGCTTTTGCAAAAAAAATGCCTATGTTGGTTGTAAATCTCTTCAGGCCTGATTGTCCGGGCTATGAGTCTAAATTCCGATCATGAGGGTGGCGACGCCCTGCATCGGACGCAGTTTGTGCTCCCTGAGGAAAGACTGCGGTTTTCCCCGGCTGAGGAATGCAGGAAAGTGCACAGAAGAAAGGGATGATGGAAAAGAGGTGCACACGGGCTGGATGAGGCGGCTAGTGCAACATTATAGCACATTATGAAAAGATGTGAATTTTTTTTTGACAACGAACACGAAAAGCATTAAACCGAAGAAAACTAATTGTGTAAATTTTCACAAGGCTGGGGAGGTATTTAGAGCGAAAGGGGGTGATTATGGAACGTATGTAAGGTGATCGAATCATGGAATCCAGGGCAAAGAGCTCAGCGCAACTCAAGGTCTGGGCCGGCAGCTTCTTTCGGGTGAGATATGTTCGGAAGCTGCAGAGGACATTGCTCCGGCCAGGCCTGGAACTTAGCGGCCCAGTTTAGAAGGACAAATGCATGATCTGTGAAGGAGAAGGTGCATGAAAGCGTTTCTGGCCAAAAGAAAGACCATTCTCAAAGGGGTGGGATGGACCCTTTTTGTCGTCCTGGCGATTGCGGCCAGCGTGGGGACCATCCATGCCGCTTCCGGCATCGAGCCCATGGGCATGAGCCCGTTGATGTTTTTTATCGGCATGCTGCTCATCTGTATAGCAATCGGTGTGTTTGCAGTGTTGGCCGGGGTCGGAGGCGGAGTGATCTTTACCCCTCTTTTCATGGGGTTCACTCCTATTGACTCGTACATCATCCGGTCCACCGGTTTGTTTGTGGCCATGGCCGGGGCCCTGGTGGCGGCCAGGCCTTTTCTCCGCCGGGGAATCGCCAATATCCGGCTGCTGTTTACCGGGGCTGTGCCCTACACGGTCTTTGCCGTGATCGGGGCCTTGCTGGCCGGATATATTCAGACCCATATGGGCAAGGGCGGCGAAGCCTTCATAAACGGCGCCCTGGGGCTCATCGTTATCGGCATCGCCATGCTGTTCATCTTTTTTGGCGGAAAATCGGAATATCCAGAAGTCAGCTACATGGACAAGTTTTCAGCTAAACTCGGTTTGGCTATGCCCTATTACGAGGCATCTCTGGGCAAGGTAGTGGACTACAAGCTGACCAGGGTGGCTTTAGGGATGGTCCTTTTTTGCGGTGTGGGGCTGATTTCCGGACTTTTCGGTCTTGGCGCGGGCTGGGCCATGGTCCCGGTGTTCAATCTGGTCATGATGGCCCCGTTGAAAGTGGCCGCAACCTGCAGCAAGGTGATGATCTCTCTTGGCGATACGGCCGCGGTTTGGCCCTATATCGTGGGCGGTGGCATGTTCCCCCTGTTCGCCGTTCCCAGCATGATCGGACTTATTGTAGGCACTCTGATCGGAGCCAGGCTCATGCTCAAGGTCAAAGCCGGATTTATTCGCTACCTGATTATTGCGGTCATGCTGTTTTCCGGAATCAGGCTGGTACAAAAGGCAATAGGGATGATGTAGGAGGACGTGATGACAGAAGAAAGACAAATACCCAAACCCCTGCTGTCGGGCATTATCTACGGCGAGTTCGCCTATTGGATCGCATTGATCGGCATGGGGGTGTCCATTGTCGGCATAGTGCTCTATCTCATCGGCATAAATCAATTTTTCGATCCTCAGGTTGTCCTTGACGGCTTGTTTGCCGGAAAGGACACAACGGTCATCTGGAAAGAGGCGGCCAATTCGGAGGTCATGCACGGGCACTGGTATCTGCAGGTCCTGGCCAAGAGCGACGCCATCGCCATGCTGGGCATCGGCATCTGCTGTCTGGCCGGCGTGATCGGGGCCTGGGGATCGGTGGTCGGGATGATCGCGAACAAGGAGAAACCGTATATTTTCTTGGTTTTCGCCTTGATTATTGCGGTCATTTTGGCTATGTCCGCTGGCGGACTGATTTCTGTGCATTAAATGATTGCTGCCCAGTCCGGCCATGCCGGACTGGGCAGCCAGGTGACTGCATGGATGAGAACACCGAAACTCCCCAGCTTTATGTCCATGGTCTTGCCGAGTATCCGGTCCCTTTTTCCCACCTAATGAACAGGATCCCTGTCAGCGTTGCCTTGCTGGACAGGTTCAAGCACATTGTTTTTTTAAACCGTTCTCTCGAGGCCTTGACCGGAGTCTCCAGCCTGGAGGCCAAAGGAATACCCTGTCGCCATGTCCTGCGCAGTAGCTTGTGCGGATCACACTGTCCGTTAGCCGCGATGGGAGTGGATGCTGAGCCGGTATGTCGGGAAGGTGATATAATCGACCGCAACCGGGAACGGATTCCTGTCCGGATCAATTTCGCTCCGGTTGTCGACTCTGAGGGTGAATTGGCCGGCTGGCTGGAGTCTTTTGAGGACTTGCGGGCAACCAAGGCCCAGGAGGCCCTGCGAAGCGAAGCCTACGGCTTTGGCGCTCTGATTGGGCGCAGTCCGCAGATGGAGCAGATCTTTCAGATGGTTCCTGGGATTGCTCAGACTGACTCTTCAGTGCTGATCACCGGGGAAACCGGAACCGGGAAGGATATACTGGCGGAGATGATTCATCAGCATTCGTCCAGGAGCAAAGGGAGCTTTGTGAAGGTTAATTGCGGGGCCTTGCCCGAGACCCTTTTGGAAACCGAGCTCTTTGGACATCGAAAGGGGGCCTTTACCGGGGCGACAGAGAACAAACCAGGCAGGTTCCGGTTGGCGCACAACGGAACGCTCTTTTTGACCGAGATCGGAGACTTGCCCCTGTCTTTGCAGGTCAAGCTCCTATCCTTTCTTGATGAT includes these proteins:
- a CDS encoding sulfite exporter TauE/SafE family protein, with product MKAFLAKRKTILKGVGWTLFVVLAIAASVGTIHAASGIEPMGMSPLMFFIGMLLICIAIGVFAVLAGVGGGVIFTPLFMGFTPIDSYIIRSTGLFVAMAGALVAARPFLRRGIANIRLLFTGAVPYTVFAVIGALLAGYIQTHMGKGGEAFINGALGLIVIGIAMLFIFFGGKSEYPEVSYMDKFSAKLGLAMPYYEASLGKVVDYKLTRVALGMVLFCGVGLISGLFGLGAGWAMVPVFNLVMMAPLKVAATCSKVMISLGDTAAVWPYIVGGGMFPLFAVPSMIGLIVGTLIGARLMLKVKAGFIRYLIIAVMLFSGIRLVQKAIGMM
- a CDS encoding sigma-54 interaction domain-containing protein; translation: MDENTETPQLYVHGLAEYPVPFSHLMNRIPVSVALLDRFKHIVFLNRSLEALTGVSSLEAKGIPCRHVLRSSLCGSHCPLAAMGVDAEPVCREGDIIDRNRERIPVRINFAPVVDSEGELAGWLESFEDLRATKAQEALRSEAYGFGALIGRSPQMEQIFQMVPGIAQTDSSVLITGETGTGKDILAEMIHQHSSRSKGSFVKVNCGALPETLLETELFGHRKGAFTGATENKPGRFRLAHNGTLFLTEIGDLPLSLQVKLLSFLDDHTIYPLGSAKGIFVDVRIVAATHRDLQAMVQEGKFRQDLLFRLNVVRLQLPPLRDREGDIQLLLDHFMRFFSDKFQKNIKGLSQESRNFLLHYPFPGNVRELRNIVEFAVNICTGTVIELRHLPVYMFDRYEEDGKTDSAPPSSEGEAGAQRIKPAAKSWPEMEQQMILDALYKAKGRKRRAAEILGWGRSTLWRKMKHYGIDS